In a single window of the Pocillopora verrucosa isolate sample1 chromosome 4, ASM3666991v2, whole genome shotgun sequence genome:
- the LOC136280339 gene encoding adenosine receptor A3-like, which produces MNKTSSSSSADVSRRNDTNDAYDRTQVEGIALCSAFTLTFILVVVGNLLTIVIFAKNKNIRKKYLFLVVNMAFADLFLGALSLPVYIYNVGYKFRLWTMFIGNLWTNKPILIPYMIVDTAFSQASLISAVFITCERFYAIRWPFKHRTLSTQAYRIAIFSVWALALLISAMWTGSNLLFSYKHTLVFWGPYTLILILITCGCNIGIWQKFQTERVAASHQESRDLQNKRLTKTLLIVSGLTLLAWLPLVLLNFLMFVWVFHVPRRFYDMVNLFNYFNSFVNPIFYALRIAEFRRALALCCTGRHVQAAVNTKLSKRRKKRHRRTAEFSDDLAFEQNVLDTKL; this is translated from the coding sequence atgaacaaaacgtCTTCGTCGTCTTCTGCTGATGTCAGCCGACGAAACGACACAAATGATGCATATGATCGCACTCAGGTGGAAGGCATTGCATTGTGCAGCGCTTTTACGCTAACATTTATTCTAGTTGTCGTGGGAAACTTACTCACCATAGttatttttgcgaagaacaaaaatattcgcaagaaatatttgtttctagTCGTCAATatggcgtttgctgatctgTTCCTAGGAGCTTTGAGTTTACCAGTATACATTTACAATGTCGGGTATAAGTTCCGCCTATGGACCATGTTCATTGGAAACTTATGGACCAACAAGCCTATCTTAATTCCCTACATGATCGTTGACACAGCTTTCTCACAGGCCTCTCTTATTTCTGCAGTGTTCATAACGTgtgaaagattttacgccatACGTTGGCCGTTTAAGCATCGAACATTATCGACACAAGCATATCGCATTGCTATATTTTCAGTGTGGGCACTAGCTCTCCTTATTTCTGCAATGTGGACCGGTTCAAACCTGTTGTTTTCTTACAAGCACACTCTGGTTTTTTGGGGGCCATACACTTTGATTCTCATTTTAATCACATGTGGCTGTAACATTGGTATTtggcaaaagtttcaaactgaaaGAGTCGCCGCTTCACATCAAGAAAGCCGAGACTTACAAAACAAGCGcttaacaaagactttgttaattgtatctGGCCTTACTTTACTCGCTTGGCTGCCgttagttttgttaaactttctAATGTTTGTTTGGGTTTTCCATGTACCAAGACGATTTTATGATAtggtaaaccttttcaactactttAACTCCTTtgtcaatccaattttttacgcaTTAAGAATTGCTGAGTTTCGACGAGCACTGGCTTTATGTTGTACAGGAAGACATGTACAAGCAGCTGTAAACACAAAGctttctaaaagaaggaaaaagaggcACAGAAGGACCGCTGAGTTTAGTGATGACCTGGCTTTCGAACAGAATGTTCTGGATACCAAACTGTAA